A region of Scleropages formosus chromosome 2, fSclFor1.1, whole genome shotgun sequence DNA encodes the following proteins:
- the khsrp gene encoding far upstream element-binding protein 2 isoform X1: MSEYSAVPPPGAAAPLGAGGGLKKDAFADAVQRARQIAAKIGGDAGGGTLNNNSAGESFPFAAQKRQLEDADQPESKKMAPQSDRDSASALSIGAQLAAMSQRPPTVTEEYKVPDGMVGLIIGRGGEQINKIQQESGCKVQIAPDSGGLSERCVSLTGTNDAIDKAKMLLDEIVSRGRGTPPSSFYESANGQSGSMQEMMIPAGKAGLIIGKGGETIKQLQERAGVKMILIQDGSQEPNMDKPLRIIGEPYKVQQAREMVQEILRERDHPGFGDRNEYGSRMGGGMDLPVPRHSVGVVIGRNGEMIKKIQNDAGVRIQFKPDDGQGPDKVAHIMGPPDRCEHAASIIQDLVQSIRVRDEGQGGPPGPPGSGMPPGGRGRGRGPGNWGPPGGEVTFSIPSHKCGLVIGRGGENVKAINQQTGAFVEISRQPHPNGDPNYKLFVIRGTPQQIDHAKQMIEEKIEGPLCPMGPGPGGPGPAGPMGPYNPNPYHQGPPAGPPHGGPPGGHQYPPQGWGSTYQQWQPPSQHDPSKAAAADPNAAWAAYYAQYYQQPPGTMPSQAPSAPASAPAPADPSQAAQTAGGQPDYTKAWEEYYKKMAQASGTAAAPTSGGTQTDYSAAWAEYYRQQAAYYGQPAQTPGQPAAPQQGQQTQ, from the exons CCGCCGCCTGGGGCCGCAGCTCCCCTTGGGGCAGGCGGCGGACTCAAGAAGGATGCGTTTGCGGACGCGGTGCAGCGCGCGCGGCAG ATTGCGGCAAAGATCGGCGGTGATGCTGGAGGAGGTACCCTAAACAACAACAGCGCCGGTGAGAGCTTCCCTTTCGCTGCACAGAAACGCCAGCTGGAGGATGCAG ATCAACCAGAGAGCAAGAAGATGGCCCCTCAGAGTGACCGAGATTCTGCATCTGCGCTgt CCATTGGAGCCCAGCTGGCCGCCATGTCCCAGAG GCCACCCACTGTAACAGAAGAGTACAAAGTGCCAGATGGCATGGTGGGACTCA TCATTGGCCGAGGCGGGGAGCAGATCAACAAGATCCAGCAAGAATCCGGTTGCAAAGTTCAGATTGCCCCAG ATAGTGGAGGACTTTCTGAgaggtgtgtgtctctcacaGGAACTAATGACGCCATAGA CAAAGCCAAGATGCTCCTTGATGAAATTGTGTCCCGGGGCCGTGGCACACCCCCATCTTCCTTCTATGAGTCAGCCAATGGTCAGAGCGGGTCCATGCAAGAGATGATGATCCCAGCAGGCAAGGCAGGCCTGATCATTGGTAAAGGAGGAGAGACTATCAAACAGTTGCAG gaGCGAGCAGGTGTGAAGATGATCCTCATCCAGGATGGATCCCAGGAGCCCAACATGGACAAACCCTTGCGCATCATTGGGGAGCCCTACAAAGTACAG CAAGCCCGTGAGATGGTTCAAGAGATCCTGCGGGAAAGGGACCACCCTGGCTTTGGAGACCGGAATGAATATGGCTCCCGCATGGGTGGAGGGATGGAT CTACCAGTTCCCCGTCACTCAGTGGGAGTTGTGATTGGCCGGAATGGAGAGATGATAAAAAAGATTCAGAACGATGCTGGTGTCAGAATACAGTTTAAACCAG ATGACGGTCAGGGGCCTGACAAAGTGGCCCACATCATGGGCCCACCAGATCGCTGTGAACACGCTGCCAGCATCATCCAAGACCTGGTGCAGAGCATCCGCGTTCGGGACGAAGGCCAAGGG GGCCCCCCAGGACCACCGGGCTCAGGAATGCCTCCGGGTGGGAGGGGCCGGGGGCGGGGCCCAGGCAACTGGGGGCCCCCGGGTGGTGAGGTCACCTTCTCCATCCCTAGTCACAAGTGTGGCCTGGTTATCGGCCGTGGAGGTGAGAATGTGAAGGCCATCAACCAGCAGACAGGGGCATTTGTGGAGATCTCCCGCCAGCCGCACCCCAACGGAGATCCAAACTACAAGCTGTTCGTAATCCGCGGCACCCCGCAGCAGATAGATCACGCCAAGCAGATGATCGAAGAGAAAATTGAG GGACCGTTGTGTCCAATGGGTCCTGGTCCTGGTGGTCCAGGTCCGGCAGGTCCCATGGGTCCgtacaaccctaacccttatcACCAGGGTCCACCAGCTGGTCCCCCACA TGGTGGTCCCCCAGGTGGACATCAGTACCCTCCTCAAGGCTGGGGCAGCACATACCAGCAGTGGCAGCCCCCTAGTCAACATGACCCCA gcaaagcagctgcagcagacCCCAATGCGGCCTGGGCGGCATACTATGCCCAGTACTACCAGCAGCCCCCCGGAACTATGCCTAGCCAGGCCCCCTCCGCTCCAGCAAGTGCCCCAGCACCCGCTGATCCGTCCCAGGCTGCTCAGACTGCAGGAGGTCAGCCAGACTACACCAAGGCTTGGGAAGAATACTATAAAAAAATGG CTCAAGCTAGTGGTACGGCGGCTGCCCCCACCTCCGGAGGCACCCAGACAGACTACAGTGCGGCCTGGGCTGAGTACTACAGACAGCAGGCTGCTTACTACGGGCAGCCGGCACAGACACCGGGCCAGCCGGCTGCCCCGcagcagggacagcag ACACAGTGA
- the khsrp gene encoding far upstream element-binding protein 2 isoform X2 — protein sequence MVGLIIGRGGEQINKIQQESGCKVQIAPDSGGLSERCVSLTGTNDAIDKAKMLLDEIVSRGRGTPPSSFYESANGQSGSMQEMMIPAGKAGLIIGKGGETIKQLQERAGVKMILIQDGSQEPNMDKPLRIIGEPYKVQQAREMVQEILRERDHPGFGDRNEYGSRMGGGMDLPVPRHSVGVVIGRNGEMIKKIQNDAGVRIQFKPDDGQGPDKVAHIMGPPDRCEHAASIIQDLVQSIRVRDEGQGGPPGPPGSGMPPGGRGRGRGPGNWGPPGGEVTFSIPSHKCGLVIGRGGENVKAINQQTGAFVEISRQPHPNGDPNYKLFVIRGTPQQIDHAKQMIEEKIEGPLCPMGPGPGGPGPAGPMGPYNPNPYHQGPPAGPPHGGPPGGHQYPPQGWGSTYQQWQPPSQHDPSKAAAADPNAAWAAYYAQYYQQPPGTMPSQAPSAPASAPAPADPSQAAQTAGGQPDYTKAWEEYYKKMAQASGTAAAPTSGGTQTDYSAAWAEYYRQQAAYYGQPAQTPGQPAAPQQGQQTQ from the exons ATGGTGGGACTCA TCATTGGCCGAGGCGGGGAGCAGATCAACAAGATCCAGCAAGAATCCGGTTGCAAAGTTCAGATTGCCCCAG ATAGTGGAGGACTTTCTGAgaggtgtgtgtctctcacaGGAACTAATGACGCCATAGA CAAAGCCAAGATGCTCCTTGATGAAATTGTGTCCCGGGGCCGTGGCACACCCCCATCTTCCTTCTATGAGTCAGCCAATGGTCAGAGCGGGTCCATGCAAGAGATGATGATCCCAGCAGGCAAGGCAGGCCTGATCATTGGTAAAGGAGGAGAGACTATCAAACAGTTGCAG gaGCGAGCAGGTGTGAAGATGATCCTCATCCAGGATGGATCCCAGGAGCCCAACATGGACAAACCCTTGCGCATCATTGGGGAGCCCTACAAAGTACAG CAAGCCCGTGAGATGGTTCAAGAGATCCTGCGGGAAAGGGACCACCCTGGCTTTGGAGACCGGAATGAATATGGCTCCCGCATGGGTGGAGGGATGGAT CTACCAGTTCCCCGTCACTCAGTGGGAGTTGTGATTGGCCGGAATGGAGAGATGATAAAAAAGATTCAGAACGATGCTGGTGTCAGAATACAGTTTAAACCAG ATGACGGTCAGGGGCCTGACAAAGTGGCCCACATCATGGGCCCACCAGATCGCTGTGAACACGCTGCCAGCATCATCCAAGACCTGGTGCAGAGCATCCGCGTTCGGGACGAAGGCCAAGGG GGCCCCCCAGGACCACCGGGCTCAGGAATGCCTCCGGGTGGGAGGGGCCGGGGGCGGGGCCCAGGCAACTGGGGGCCCCCGGGTGGTGAGGTCACCTTCTCCATCCCTAGTCACAAGTGTGGCCTGGTTATCGGCCGTGGAGGTGAGAATGTGAAGGCCATCAACCAGCAGACAGGGGCATTTGTGGAGATCTCCCGCCAGCCGCACCCCAACGGAGATCCAAACTACAAGCTGTTCGTAATCCGCGGCACCCCGCAGCAGATAGATCACGCCAAGCAGATGATCGAAGAGAAAATTGAG GGACCGTTGTGTCCAATGGGTCCTGGTCCTGGTGGTCCAGGTCCGGCAGGTCCCATGGGTCCgtacaaccctaacccttatcACCAGGGTCCACCAGCTGGTCCCCCACA TGGTGGTCCCCCAGGTGGACATCAGTACCCTCCTCAAGGCTGGGGCAGCACATACCAGCAGTGGCAGCCCCCTAGTCAACATGACCCCA gcaaagcagctgcagcagacCCCAATGCGGCCTGGGCGGCATACTATGCCCAGTACTACCAGCAGCCCCCCGGAACTATGCCTAGCCAGGCCCCCTCCGCTCCAGCAAGTGCCCCAGCACCCGCTGATCCGTCCCAGGCTGCTCAGACTGCAGGAGGTCAGCCAGACTACACCAAGGCTTGGGAAGAATACTATAAAAAAATGG CTCAAGCTAGTGGTACGGCGGCTGCCCCCACCTCCGGAGGCACCCAGACAGACTACAGTGCGGCCTGGGCTGAGTACTACAGACAGCAGGCTGCTTACTACGGGCAGCCGGCACAGACACCGGGCCAGCCGGCTGCCCCGcagcagggacagcag ACACAGTGA